A genome region from Hydrogenoanaerobacterium saccharovorans includes the following:
- a CDS encoding DEAD/DEAH box helicase: protein MNQIPFKQLNLMPEIQRAVDAMGFETATDIQSQSIPLIQNGYDVIGRSQTGTGKTIAFGIPAIEKIDTHEAKPHVQVLILCPTRELAMQACDEIKKLAEFMPGIKTADVYGGAPMDRQILKLKRANIVIGTPGRVMDHMRRKTLKLNHLKMIVLDEADEMLSMGFREDIETILQDTPEDRQTILFSATMPPAIMALTKLYQKDPQLIEIDKKQVTVENIEQYFYEVPMGRKMDALNLIIKYHNPKLAMIFCNTKAMVDDITEFLEKQGFNAEGLHGDMKQSQRTKVMDSFKFGKTSILVATDVAARGIDVNDIDYVINYDIPQNAEYYVHRIGRTGRAGKSGVAITLCSGRRQVDQLMITARMTKSKITRSEIPNAQEIRAKIDEQNLESVTEFITNTPKLVFSDMVERLNEKGFAPEIVAAALMEMHFGRQDLELKEIKANKPKERTGGAPLNYSKIVLNIGRSSRVAPNHIVGAITERTNLSGKDIGKIEIYDERSIVGIPTDDLDSTISAMQNSKICGKPTTAAIYETREKSGGYQGNRGGAKRDSYRKDAPKKDGYRKDSFKKDFHKKDSAKSEDQKDYRSLPKKRFHKERV, encoded by the coding sequence ATGAATCAAATACCCTTTAAACAGTTAAACCTAATGCCTGAAATCCAACGCGCTGTTGACGCTATGGGCTTCGAAACGGCAACCGACATCCAATCACAGAGTATTCCGTTAATACAAAATGGCTACGACGTCATTGGCCGTTCGCAAACCGGTACTGGAAAAACAATTGCTTTCGGTATCCCTGCAATCGAAAAAATTGATACCCACGAGGCAAAACCGCATGTGCAGGTGCTTATTCTTTGCCCCACCCGTGAGTTGGCAATGCAAGCTTGCGATGAAATTAAAAAACTTGCTGAGTTTATGCCCGGCATTAAAACTGCCGATGTATACGGCGGTGCGCCCATGGATCGCCAGATTCTCAAGCTGAAACGTGCGAACATCGTAATTGGTACGCCCGGCCGAGTAATGGACCATATGCGCCGTAAAACCCTTAAACTCAATCACTTAAAAATGATTGTATTGGATGAAGCGGACGAGATGCTATCGATGGGCTTCCGTGAAGACATTGAAACGATTTTGCAGGATACACCCGAAGACCGCCAGACGATCTTGTTTTCTGCTACGATGCCGCCTGCAATTATGGCTCTTACCAAGCTGTATCAAAAAGATCCGCAGCTTATTGAAATTGACAAAAAGCAGGTAACGGTTGAGAACATTGAACAATATTTTTATGAAGTGCCTATGGGCAGAAAAATGGACGCCCTCAACCTGATAATAAAATACCACAACCCCAAGCTTGCTATGATATTCTGCAATACAAAGGCTATGGTAGATGATATTACAGAATTTTTAGAAAAACAGGGCTTTAACGCAGAGGGGCTTCACGGTGATATGAAGCAAAGCCAGCGTACAAAAGTAATGGATTCGTTTAAATTCGGTAAAACCAGTATTTTGGTTGCTACCGATGTTGCTGCACGTGGCATCGACGTAAACGACATTGATTACGTCATCAACTACGATATTCCCCAAAACGCCGAGTATTATGTCCATCGTATCGGCAGAACGGGCAGAGCGGGCAAGAGCGGTGTTGCAATCACCCTTTGCAGCGGCAGACGTCAAGTAGACCAGCTTATGATTACTGCGCGCATGACAAAATCAAAAATTACCCGCAGCGAAATCCCCAATGCCCAAGAAATCCGTGCTAAAATTGATGAACAGAACCTGGAGAGCGTAACGGAATTTATTACGAATACGCCCAAGCTTGTATTCAGCGATATGGTGGAGCGCCTCAATGAAAAAGGGTTTGCACCCGAGATTGTTGCTGCCGCTTTGATGGAAATGCATTTTGGCAGACAAGACTTGGAGCTGAAAGAGATTAAAGCGAACAAGCCCAAAGAGCGCACAGGCGGTGCACCGCTCAACTATTCTAAAATTGTTTTAAATATCGGGCGTTCCAGCAGAGTAGCGCCGAACCATATAGTGGGTGCAATCACCGAGCGCACCAACCTTTCAGGCAAGGACATCGGCAAGATAGAAATTTACGATGAACGCAGCATTGTGGGTATCCCTACCGATGATTTGGATTCTACAATCAGCGCCATGCAAAACAGTAAAATTTGCGGTAAACCTACCACCGCTGCAATTTACGAAACACGTGAGAAATCGGGTGGCTATCAGGGAAACCGCGGTGGAGCAAAACGGGATTCTTATCGTAAGGATGCGCCTAAAAAAGACGGATACAGAAAAGATTCTTTTAAAAAGGATTTTCATAAAAAAGACAGCGCAAAAAGCGAAGACCAAAAAGATTACCGCAGTTTGCCGAAAAAGCGTTTTCATAAAGAACGCGTATAA
- a CDS encoding HD domain-containing protein, which yields MENIENIDYKEKFITYYKQYIKREGADKLLEWLLKTDFFTAPASTKFHCACEGGLVQHSINVYEVMMEKHFTEGEDNAESFAICALLHDLCKAQFYKVATRNVKNEKTGQWEKQPYYSVEDIFPYGHGEKSVFLIERFLRLNTGEAMAIRWHMGGFDDTARSGGFAISQAYDKYPIAVKLHLSDLEATYLREHGTSNVRNK from the coding sequence ATGGAAAACATAGAGAACATTGATTACAAAGAAAAATTCATTACATACTACAAACAGTATATCAAGCGTGAAGGTGCCGATAAATTGCTGGAGTGGCTGCTAAAAACAGATTTTTTTACCGCACCTGCCAGCACCAAATTCCATTGCGCATGCGAGGGCGGTTTGGTGCAGCACAGCATAAACGTGTATGAAGTGATGATGGAAAAGCACTTTACAGAGGGTGAAGACAATGCTGAAAGCTTTGCTATTTGCGCCCTGCTGCACGACCTATGCAAAGCTCAATTTTATAAAGTTGCAACTCGAAATGTAAAAAATGAAAAAACCGGACAATGGGAAAAACAGCCCTATTATTCGGTAGAAGATATCTTTCCGTATGGTCATGGTGAGAAGAGCGTGTTTTTGATTGAACGCTTTCTTCGTCTCAACACCGGCGAAGCAATGGCAATACGGTGGCATATGGGTGGATTTGATGACACTGCCAGAAGCGGTGGGTTTGCTATCAGCCAAGCGTACGACAAATATCCCATCGCAGTAAAACTGCATTTATCTGACCTTGAAGCAACTTATTTAAGAGAGCATGGAACCTCAAACGTTCGAAACAAATAG
- a CDS encoding autorepressor SdpR family transcription factor: protein MNDVWGAMSDPTRRKILAMLRKGNMTAGEIADNFDMTKPSISHHLNILKQAELVDAEKKGQQIEYSINTTVLQDILSYVVGLTDKEENE, encoded by the coding sequence TTGAATGATGTATGGGGTGCCATGTCCGACCCAACAAGGCGTAAAATATTAGCAATGCTGCGAAAAGGTAACATGACAGCAGGGGAGATTGCAGACAACTTTGATATGACAAAGCCGTCGATTAGCCATCATTTGAATATTCTGAAACAAGCAGAACTGGTGGATGCAGAGAAAAAGGGGCAGCAAATCGAGTATTCCATCAACACCACAGTTTTACAAGATATTTTAAGCTATGTCGTCGGTTTAACCGATAAAGAGGAGAACGAGTAA
- a CDS encoding SdpI family protein, translating into MNYQKITVPIAIVNLIALISVTLRLPEQVPIHININNVVDGYGSRWFVPLLGAIPLLLLLSMEIYHRCTKNNSNVQKNKKAENIVLTAIALFFVAVSWVPVVVAKQIINQADLHMELIIGLPMGVLMIILGNFMGVIKQNHYLGVRTKWTLSNEEVWRKTHRKAAYWSVLAGVIMVISALTSYVVHNTIIFFAGLILSVALLAVVPIIYSYVLYKRINNK; encoded by the coding sequence ATGAATTATCAAAAAATAACAGTTCCCATTGCTATAGTCAATTTAATTGCATTGATTTCGGTAACTCTGCGCCTGCCCGAACAAGTTCCAATCCATATTAATATCAACAATGTTGTAGACGGGTACGGCTCTCGTTGGTTTGTACCGCTGCTTGGGGCAATTCCGCTGTTACTGCTGCTTAGTATGGAGATTTATCACCGTTGCACCAAAAACAACAGCAATGTGCAAAAAAATAAAAAAGCCGAAAACATCGTGCTTACTGCAATTGCACTGTTTTTTGTTGCTGTTTCGTGGGTACCCGTTGTTGTAGCAAAACAAATTATCAATCAGGCGGACCTGCATATGGAACTTATCATTGGGTTGCCCATGGGTGTGCTAATGATTATTCTCGGCAATTTCATGGGGGTTATCAAACAAAACCATTACCTTGGTGTGCGCACCAAATGGACGCTTTCAAACGAAGAGGTATGGCGTAAAACCCACCGAAAAGCCGCATATTGGTCGGTGCTTGCGGGCGTGATTATGGTTATTAGCGCACTAACATCCTATGTAGTGCACAATACGATTATATTCTTTGCGGGGCTGATTTTATCCGTTGCTCTTCTTGCAGTAGTTCCTATAATTTATTCTTACGTTCTTTATAAAAGAATTAATAACAAATAG
- a CDS encoding helix-turn-helix domain-containing protein codes for MDTKQFEKYRKLGLNIAYYRKDKGYTQEMLAEKLNLDRTTISKIELATSGVSLDVIFAISDLLGVPVYKFFEFRD; via the coding sequence TTGGATACAAAGCAGTTTGAAAAATACCGAAAGCTAGGTTTAAACATCGCATATTACCGTAAAGATAAGGGCTATACTCAAGAAATGCTGGCAGAAAAACTGAATTTAGACAGGACGACAATCAGTAAAATAGAGCTGGCGACATCGGGCGTTTCTTTGGATGTGATTTTTGCAATTTCAGACTTATTGGGCGTTCCTGTATATAAATTTTTCGAGTTTCGCGATTAA
- the asnS gene encoding asparagine--tRNA ligase yields the protein MQRTEIKWLWQNATELADKQVTVGGWVKTIRDSKQLGFIELNDGSNFNNLQIVFEDSKIDNFKDVAKFNVGAAIIVTGAVVLTPNAKQPLEIHAQKIELEGASAPDYPLQKKRHSLEYLRSIAHLRPRTNTFAAVFRVRSVAAYAIHKFFNERGFVYAHTPLITGSDCEGAGEMFRITTLDAKNPPLKEDGSVDFSQDFFGKMTCLTVSGQLEAECMAMAFAKVYTFGPTFRAENSNTARHAAEFWMIEPEIAFADLDDDMQLAQDMIKYVLKYVMEQCPAEMKFFNDFYDPDKALISRLTNLVDSDFGKVTYTEAVKLLEEHKDEFDYPVYWGCDLQTEHERYLTEKIFKKPVFVTDYPKEIKAFYMRMNDDNKTVAAMDLLVPGVGEIIGGSQREERLDVLLSRMEELDLKADDYSWYLDLRRYGGTKHAGYGLGFERLIMYMTGISNIRDVLPFPRTTGSAEY from the coding sequence ATGCAGAGAACAGAGATTAAATGGCTCTGGCAAAATGCGACAGAGCTTGCAGATAAGCAAGTTACCGTCGGCGGATGGGTAAAAACCATCAGAGATTCCAAGCAGCTTGGCTTTATTGAGCTGAACGATGGCTCGAATTTCAATAATCTTCAAATTGTTTTTGAGGACAGTAAAATAGATAATTTTAAAGATGTTGCTAAATTTAACGTTGGTGCAGCAATTATCGTTACCGGTGCGGTTGTTCTTACCCCCAATGCAAAACAACCGCTTGAAATTCATGCACAAAAAATAGAACTCGAGGGTGCTTCTGCTCCCGATTATCCGTTGCAGAAAAAACGTCATTCATTAGAATATCTTCGTTCTATCGCACATTTACGTCCCCGCACCAATACATTCGCGGCAGTGTTCCGTGTGCGTTCGGTAGCGGCATATGCTATCCATAAATTTTTTAACGAGCGTGGCTTTGTCTATGCACACACCCCTTTGATTACAGGCAGCGACTGTGAGGGTGCGGGTGAAATGTTCCGTATCACCACGTTAGACGCTAAAAATCCTCCTCTTAAAGAGGACGGCAGCGTCGATTTCAGCCAAGACTTTTTTGGCAAGATGACCTGCCTTACCGTTTCGGGGCAGCTTGAGGCAGAGTGCATGGCAATGGCATTTGCTAAGGTGTATACCTTTGGTCCCACATTCCGTGCCGAAAATTCCAACACGGCGCGCCATGCAGCAGAGTTTTGGATGATTGAGCCTGAGATTGCATTTGCAGATTTGGACGACGATATGCAGCTTGCACAAGATATGATTAAATATGTGCTGAAGTATGTAATGGAGCAGTGCCCTGCCGAGATGAAGTTCTTTAACGATTTCTACGACCCTGACAAAGCGCTGATATCTCGCCTTACCAACCTTGTCGATTCCGATTTTGGTAAGGTTACCTATACCGAGGCAGTTAAACTGCTCGAAGAGCATAAAGATGAGTTTGATTATCCTGTTTACTGGGGTTGCGACCTACAAACCGAGCACGAGCGTTACCTCACCGAAAAGATTTTCAAAAAACCGGTGTTTGTTACCGATTACCCCAAAGAGATCAAAGCATTTTATATGAGAATGAACGATGACAATAAAACCGTTGCCGCAATGGACCTTTTAGTTCCGGGTGTTGGCGAAATCATCGGCGGTAGCCAAAGAGAAGAGCGTTTGGACGTTCTGCTTTCTCGTATGGAAGAATTGGATCTTAAAGCAGACGATTACTCTTGGTACCTCGACCTGCGCCGTTACGGCGGTACCAAACATGCAGGTTACGGCTTGGGCTTTGAACGCCTGATTATGTACATGACAGGTATTTCGAATATCCGCGATGTACTTCCGTTCCCCAGAACCACCGGTTCGGCTGAATATTAA
- a CDS encoding aminotransferase class I/II-fold pyridoxal phosphate-dependent enzyme encodes MSSYESMGKQELLQLKKELDAKFEAFKAKGLKLDMSRGKPGADQLDLSMKMMDVLDSTANLKCAEGVDCRNYGILDGISEAKQLLGDMIEVPPENIIIYGNSSLNIMYDTVSRSVTHGVMGSTPWCKLDKVKFLCPVPGYDRHFAITEYFGIEMIPVPMTSVGPDMDMVEQLVTEDDAIKGIWCVPKYSNPQGITYSDDTVRRFARLKPVAKDFRIYWDNAYGVHHLYEDDQDVLIEILAECERAGNPDLVFKFCSTSKISFPGSGVAAIAASAANLEFIKKQMAIQTIGYDKLNQLRHVRYYKNLDGMKAHMKLHADILRPKFEAVLDTLDKELSSCDIGSWIRPKGGYFISFEALEGCAKAIIAKCKEAGVVMTPAGATYPYGNDPYDSNIRIAPSFPTPDELATATELFVLCVKLVSIDKILANK; translated from the coding sequence ATGTCGTCTTATGAATCGATGGGAAAACAAGAGCTTTTGCAGCTTAAAAAAGAGCTTGATGCAAAATTTGAGGCATTTAAAGCAAAAGGGCTTAAACTGGATATGTCACGCGGCAAACCCGGAGCAGATCAGCTGGACCTTTCTATGAAGATGATGGATGTGCTGGACAGTACCGCCAATCTCAAATGTGCCGAGGGTGTAGACTGCAGAAACTATGGTATCCTTGACGGCATTTCGGAAGCAAAGCAGCTTCTCGGAGATATGATTGAGGTGCCTCCTGAGAATATTATTATTTACGGTAACTCCAGCTTGAATATCATGTACGACACCGTTTCCCGCTCTGTTACTCACGGAGTTATGGGCAGCACCCCATGGTGTAAACTTGATAAGGTAAAGTTTCTTTGCCCTGTACCGGGGTACGACCGCCATTTTGCCATCACAGAGTATTTTGGCATCGAGATGATTCCCGTTCCTATGACATCGGTTGGACCGGATATGGATATGGTAGAACAACTGGTGACAGAGGATGATGCGATTAAAGGTATTTGGTGTGTGCCCAAATATTCCAACCCGCAAGGCATTACTTACTCGGACGATACCGTTCGTCGTTTTGCACGCCTAAAACCCGTAGCAAAAGATTTTCGCATCTACTGGGATAATGCTTACGGTGTTCATCACCTCTACGAAGATGACCAAGATGTGCTGATTGAAATTTTAGCGGAGTGTGAACGTGCAGGTAACCCCGATTTGGTGTTTAAGTTCTGCTCTACTTCTAAAATCAGCTTTCCTGGTTCAGGCGTTGCAGCAATTGCGGCATCCGCTGCAAATTTGGAATTTATCAAAAAACAAATGGCAATCCAAACCATTGGTTACGATAAGCTTAATCAGCTACGCCATGTGCGTTATTACAAAAACCTTGATGGTATGAAGGCACATATGAAGCTTCATGCAGATATTCTTCGCCCCAAGTTTGAGGCGGTGCTTGATACCTTGGATAAAGAACTGTCTTCCTGTGATATCGGCAGTTGGATTCGCCCCAAAGGCGGTTATTTCATTTCGTTTGAGGCACTCGAAGGCTGTGCAAAAGCGATAATTGCTAAATGCAAAGAGGCAGGCGTTGTTATGACGCCTGCGGGCGCAACCTACCCCTATGGTAACGACCCGTATGACAGCAACATCCGCATTGCGCCGTCGTTCCCCACACCCGATGAGCTTGCAACCGCAACCGAATTGTTTGTGTTGTGCGTAAAGCTTGTGAGTATTGACAAAATCCTGGCTAACAAATAG
- the purB gene encoding adenylosuccinate lyase, with translation MSKNYESPLSSRYASPEMQELFSADKKFKTWRRLWIALARAEMELGLPVTQQQIDELEAHKDELNLDVAAQRERECRHDVMSHVYAYGVQCPNAKGIIHLGATSCYVGDNTDIIIMKEALEVVRRKLINVIALLADFAVRYKDMPALAYTHLQPAQLTTVGKRATLWMNELYMDIEEIEHRIGSLKLLGSKGTTGTQASFVELFDGDATKIKALEQKIAKEMGFSECVPVSGQTYSRKVDSFVLNTLSGVAQSASKFSNDLRILQNFKEMEEPFETHQIGSSAMPYKRNPMRSERITSLARYVMVDSLNPAFTSATQWFERTLDDSANKRIAVAEAFLAVDAILNIMLNVCNGLVVYPKVVEQRVMKELPFMATENIMMSAVKKGGDRQQLHEKLRVHSIAAAKMVKEQGMENDLIDRVCADPDFKLDRHEIDAILKPIHFVGRSVEQVDEYISEIIKPLLDANKEILGERAELAV, from the coding sequence ATGAGTAAAAACTACGAAAGCCCACTCAGCTCACGTTATGCCAGCCCTGAAATGCAGGAGCTGTTTTCTGCAGACAAAAAGTTTAAAACTTGGCGAAGATTATGGATTGCTCTAGCCCGTGCAGAAATGGAGCTGGGCTTGCCTGTCACGCAGCAGCAGATTGACGAGCTGGAAGCTCATAAGGATGAACTGAACCTTGATGTAGCCGCGCAGCGTGAGCGCGAATGCCGCCACGATGTAATGAGCCATGTTTACGCTTACGGTGTGCAGTGCCCCAATGCAAAGGGCATCATTCATCTTGGTGCAACCTCGTGTTATGTGGGCGATAATACCGACATCATTATTATGAAAGAAGCACTTGAGGTGGTACGGCGCAAACTCATCAACGTAATTGCACTGCTTGCCGATTTTGCAGTGAGATACAAAGACATGCCTGCTCTTGCCTACACTCATTTGCAGCCTGCTCAGCTTACAACCGTAGGCAAACGCGCAACCCTGTGGATGAATGAATTGTATATGGATATAGAAGAAATCGAGCATCGCATCGGTTCGCTGAAGCTGTTGGGCTCAAAGGGTACTACAGGTACTCAGGCAAGTTTTGTTGAACTGTTCGATGGAGACGCAACAAAAATTAAAGCGCTGGAGCAGAAGATTGCAAAAGAAATGGGCTTCTCAGAATGTGTACCCGTATCAGGCCAAACCTATTCGCGTAAAGTGGATAGCTTTGTACTGAACACCTTGTCGGGGGTAGCGCAGTCTGCCAGTAAATTCTCCAACGACCTGCGCATACTGCAAAACTTTAAAGAGATGGAAGAGCCGTTTGAAACACACCAAATTGGTTCTTCTGCCATGCCGTATAAGCGCAACCCCATGCGCAGTGAGCGTATTACGTCGCTTGCCCGCTATGTAATGGTAGATAGCCTGAACCCCGCGTTTACATCGGCAACCCAGTGGTTTGAACGTACCCTCGACGATTCTGCCAACAAGCGCATTGCGGTTGCAGAGGCTTTTCTCGCTGTCGATGCTATTCTCAACATTATGCTCAACGTCTGCAATGGGCTTGTGGTATACCCCAAGGTAGTAGAACAGCGTGTGATGAAAGAACTGCCCTTTATGGCAACCGAAAACATTATGATGAGCGCTGTAAAAAAAGGCGGAGACCGCCAGCAGCTGCATGAAAAACTGCGCGTGCACTCCATTGCTGCTGCAAAAATGGTAAAAGAGCAGGGGATGGAGAACGACCTCATCGACCGTGTCTGTGCCGACCCCGACTTTAAGCTTGACCGTCACGAAATTGATGCTATCCTAAAACCCATCCATTTTGTGGGCAGAAGTGTCGAACAGGTAGACGAGTATATCAGTGAGATAATAAAACCGCTTCTGGATGCCAACAAAGAAATTCTCGGTGAGCGTGCAGAGCTTGCAGTATAA
- a CDS encoding HAD-IA family hydrolase has protein sequence MNNWEYILFDFDGTIVNSEEGITKGVAYSLKQLGIEITDLNKLRVFIGPPLRESYIEFYGLDEDQLAKATVAYRDYYHAKGLFECHPYKGIAQLLHRLKNTGKKVILATSKPQYFAEEILKKFDLMHYFDFISGSGLDGSRTDKAEVIAYALEQCRIKDLDKVLMVGDRKYDVMGAKTAGLRCATVLYGFGDRAEFEKAGADYIVTDVTELESLLLGQK, from the coding sequence ATGAACAACTGGGAATACATATTATTTGATTTTGACGGTACAATTGTCAACAGCGAAGAGGGTATCACGAAGGGCGTTGCTTACTCTTTAAAACAATTAGGCATAGAAATTACCGATTTGAACAAGCTACGTGTTTTTATCGGCCCTCCCCTGCGTGAATCTTATATAGAATTTTATGGGTTGGATGAAGATCAGCTTGCAAAAGCAACTGTAGCATACCGCGATTATTACCATGCTAAGGGTTTGTTTGAATGTCATCCTTATAAAGGCATTGCCCAATTATTGCATCGCTTAAAGAATACCGGCAAAAAGGTAATTTTGGCAACGAGCAAACCGCAGTATTTTGCAGAGGAAATATTAAAGAAATTTGATTTAATGCATTATTTTGATTTTATCAGCGGCAGCGGACTGGACGGTTCGCGCACCGATAAAGCGGAGGTAATAGCCTATGCGCTGGAGCAGTGCCGCATTAAAGACCTTGACAAGGTATTGATGGTGGGTGACCGAAAGTACGATGTAATGGGTGCGAAAACAGCAGGGCTGCGCTGTGCAACTGTACTGTACGGTTTTGGCGACCGCGCCGAATTTGAAAAAGCAGGCGCCGATTATATTGTAACCGACGTTACGGAATTGGAATCCCTTTTGCTTGGGCAAAAATAA
- the secD gene encoding protein translocase subunit SecD has protein sequence MKRIGKPVFFIVALFIALLTYATFYGISSTFGDVTKTYIKGAGDIRWGIDIRGGVDVTFSPPEDFDATNEQMASAESVIKLRLLSLNITDSEVYTDYNKDRIIVRFPWKQDETNFDPEAAIAELGATAMLTFREGINVDAQGKPIGVTKDNTILQGNDIKTAFATMNPENNKPVVALELNDSGKQKFADATGKLVGQPSPNNVISIWMDDTVISYPTVNAKITEGKATIEGNFTVEEAKSLADKINAGALPFKLQTGNFNTLSPTLGMGAKDAMVLAGVIAFILVCILMIVFYRLPGVIACIALVAQVTGIIASTTGFFPTIPSFTMTLPGIAGIILSIGMGVDANVITNERIKEELKAGKSLDGAIELGFDKGWSAIFDGNITVIFVAVVLMGAFGAPGTVFANLLSPIFHFFGPSTAGSIYSFGYTLLVGIIMNFLCGVLLSRLMLKSISQFKCFRKAWLYGGDK, from the coding sequence ATGAAAAGAATTGGCAAACCGGTGTTTTTCATAGTGGCGCTGTTTATCGCCCTCCTGACTTACGCTACGTTTTACGGCATAAGTTCAACCTTTGGTGATGTAACAAAGACTTACATCAAAGGCGCGGGTGATATTCGATGGGGCATTGATATTCGCGGAGGCGTTGACGTAACGTTTAGCCCGCCGGAAGATTTTGATGCAACCAACGAACAGATGGCATCGGCAGAATCAGTTATCAAACTCAGGCTCCTATCGCTGAACATTACGGATTCTGAAGTATATACGGATTACAATAAAGATCGTATCATCGTACGTTTCCCATGGAAACAGGATGAGACGAATTTTGACCCCGAGGCTGCAATTGCAGAGCTTGGCGCAACCGCTATGCTTACCTTCCGCGAAGGCATTAATGTAGATGCTCAAGGTAAACCCATAGGTGTAACCAAAGATAATACTATCTTGCAGGGTAACGACATTAAAACAGCATTTGCAACCATGAATCCTGAAAACAACAAACCCGTTGTTGCACTGGAGCTGAACGACAGCGGTAAACAGAAATTTGCCGATGCAACCGGCAAGCTGGTAGGGCAACCATCCCCTAATAACGTAATTTCTATTTGGATGGATGATACAGTTATTTCATACCCCACTGTAAACGCAAAAATAACAGAGGGTAAAGCTACCATTGAGGGCAACTTCACTGTTGAAGAGGCAAAATCTCTCGCAGATAAGATTAACGCAGGTGCGCTGCCCTTTAAATTGCAAACAGGCAACTTTAACACTCTTTCTCCCACACTTGGTATGGGCGCGAAAGATGCAATGGTGCTTGCAGGTGTAATTGCATTTATACTGGTTTGCATACTGATGATAGTATTTTACAGACTCCCCGGTGTGATTGCATGTATTGCATTGGTGGCTCAGGTTACAGGTATTATTGCATCTACAACCGGTTTTTTTCCCACCATCCCCAGCTTTACAATGACACTCCCCGGTATCGCAGGTATTATTCTGAGTATCGGTATGGGTGTTGACGCAAACGTTATTACAAATGAGCGTATCAAAGAAGAATTAAAAGCAGGCAAATCGCTTGACGGCGCTATTGAATTGGGCTTTGATAAAGGCTGGAGTGCAATTTTTGACGGTAATATCACGGTTATCTTTGTAGCAGTTGTGCTTATGGGTGCGTTTGGCGCACCGGGTACCGTATTTGCAAATCTACTCAGCCCTATTTTCCATTTCTTTGGCCCTTCTACTGCGGGTTCAATTTACTCGTTTGGTTACACTTTGCTAGTAGGTATTATTATGAACTTCCTGTGCGGTGTGTTACTGTCTCGACTAATGCTCAAATCAATTTCGCAGTTTAAATGCTTCCGCAAAGCATGGCTGTACGGAGGTGACAAATAA
- the secF gene encoding protein translocase subunit SecF, which translates to MIDFCGKRKLFYTISIVIIALSILSTLVFGIQLDIQFKGGSIITYSHTGEVDKAAAEEFIQKTLNENVSVQEAVDIATGNTNMVVSLTSDKSLSSDSQLALTDALQAEYPGQNFVATEISNVDPTIGKEFFAKCMVALVLSAFLMVVYIAFRFRKIGGWSAGVMCMLALLHDSIVVYATFIICRIPLNENFIAVVITIIGYSLNATIVIYDRIRENRKLLGKNVPLADLVTKSVNQSLGRTVMTSVATIAAMAVVCIVGKVYGLDSILSFAFPLTMGMVSGLYSSVCIAPALWTSWQEYKVKKAA; encoded by the coding sequence ATGATAGATTTTTGTGGAAAAAGAAAGCTGTTTTATACTATCTCTATAGTGATAATCGCTTTATCCATTCTATCTACTTTGGTATTTGGTATACAGCTTGATATTCAGTTTAAGGGCGGTTCTATCATTACTTATTCTCATACGGGTGAGGTTGATAAAGCTGCAGCTGAAGAGTTTATACAAAAAACTCTTAATGAAAATGTCAGTGTACAAGAGGCAGTTGATATTGCAACCGGTAATACCAATATGGTTGTTTCGCTAACCTCAGACAAGAGCCTTTCGTCCGACAGCCAGTTGGCATTAACGGATGCTCTTCAGGCAGAATATCCTGGGCAAAACTTTGTTGCTACAGAGATCAGCAACGTTGACCCCACCATCGGTAAAGAGTTTTTTGCAAAATGTATGGTAGCCCTTGTGCTTTCGGCATTTTTGATGGTTGTTTATATTGCATTTCGTTTCCGTAAAATCGGCGGTTGGTCTGCGGGCGTTATGTGTATGCTCGCACTGCTACACGATTCTATCGTTGTATATGCAACCTTTATTATCTGCCGTATTCCGCTGAACGAAAACTTTATTGCGGTGGTTATCACCATCATTGGTTACTCGCTGAATGCTACCATCGTTATCTACGACCGTATACGTGAAAATCGAAAACTCCTTGGTAAAAATGTGCCTTTGGCAGATCTTGTCACCAAGAGCGTCAACCAGTCTCTCGGCCGTACTGTTATGACCAGCGTAGCTACAATTGCAGCTATGGCAGTTGTATGCATCGTAGGCAAAGTATATGGTTTGGATTCGATTCTTTCCTTTGCTTTCCCGCTGACAATGGGTATGGTTTCCGGTCTGTATTCCTCTGTGTGCATTGCGCCTGCGCTTTGGACATCTTGGCAGGAATACAAAGTGAAAAAAGCAGCATAG